The following are from one region of the Salvia hispanica cultivar TCC Black 2014 chromosome 1, UniMelb_Shisp_WGS_1.0, whole genome shotgun sequence genome:
- the LOC125205479 gene encoding putative disease resistance protein RGA3: protein MEGEAAAAVLQVVVQNIIDHCKNEYRLVQGLKKEAKKFGESMETILKYLDDAGKRTITDEAVKSWLKRLENVAFDADNVLDELKYHHLIKQIKPNKPMKQKVLSFFSPLADYSHSQSMAVKIKEINEDLEVINKQATDLCLQEMLVTNVPTLPDVSRETDSFTLDPIFIGRDKVASEIVEKLTDFIATDERVSVLAIVGMGGLGKTTLTRKVFHLLKQKNLFGSHIWVHVSQIFDPIVLLNKIFKELTSSDQIEVKSRQDILKKIQEALNSKSYLLILDDVWNEDRPTWDGFINSLSGVSSIKGNVIVVTTRSMKAATTVNAIPTYQLEGLPEDDCWSIIKVKTFGKEDVPSQFEAIGTEIAKKCQGLPLAANVVGGLLHNKSEEEWCSIKDNWLSQDEGDHIIKILKLSFDNLSLPSLKKCFAYCSLFSKGHRIGKQTLIEYWMAEGFLVADESNGMEYVGDKFINVLIHNSLLQIAERDDYESEECCVMHDLVHDLASSVLAGSHNADGISPVRYMFFEENSIDVLKQNAKYLRTLLSMDHSIMFLDFQSVRVLTLGSGTVKELPSSIMKLIHLRVLDINRSSIEYLPDWIGKLVHLQTLRAENRYLEKLPSTLKYLTNLMHLYIRYGVELPAEIGRLTSLQTLEYFKVGDKDGWKIEELGSLNGLRGELEISNLERVDNKEEAEKARLSAKSKLLELCLAWDEDREGEITNDENVLEGLQPHTNLKKLRIEGYKGKRFPSWTRKMEVEKVGEISCVPLNNLTEIYLVKCYKCEEIPMFGQLPNLVTLCLEEWANLKSISSSFYGLEKGETRIVFPALKILELASMDELTEWAEVESSDVKVFPQLQRLDIKKCPKLKGFPREMIGSSLENLVLDSMSSLENLPGIIDRLSLMELNIKKCSNLKELIIKECPNLKELNIEKCQNLKELIIKGCPNLKELNIKECQNLKELITKECPNLKELDIYVCPDLKELIIKECLESLKIRGCNALLYIPCQMIGSLLKTLFLVNISSLKNLPEIIECLRKSPHLKHLIIWCAPQFMPTCLVDILPSFNSLEGLVLDASMGGSIESVDALLQACRSSSHSLTHLTVKGIRGSTWVNLVESLQHLTALIYLNLETIGTESLPQWLKSMNARRRTDDNGLYIEINGERNK, encoded by the coding sequence ATGGAGGGAGAAGCTGCCGCCGCCGTCCTTCAAGTTGTTgttcaaaacatcatcgacCACTGTAAGAATGAGTATCGACTCGTTCAAGGTCtcaaaaaagaagcaaaaaagTTTGGTGAGAGTATGGAAACGATCCTGAAATACTTGGACGATGCTGGGAAGCGTACTATTACTGACGAGGCTGTCAAAAGCTGGCTCAAGAGGCTTGAAAACGTGGCCTTCGATGCTGACAACGTTTTGGATGAACTCAAATATCATCACCTCATCAAACAAATCAAGCCCAACAAACCCATGAAACAAAAGGTACTCTCATTCTTCTCACCATTAGCTGATTATTCACATTCCCAAAGTATGGCTgttaaaatcaaagaaatcaATGAGGATTTGGAGGTCATTAACAAACAGGCTACCGATCTTTGCCTCCAAGAGATGCTTGTTACCAATGTGCCAACTTTGCCTGATGTGTCTCGTGAAACTGACTCATTCACTCTTGAtccaatttttattggaaGAGATAAGGTGGCGTCGGAAATAGTTGAAAAGCTTACCGATTTTATCGCAACTGATGAACGTGTTTCTGTCCTTGCCATTGTGGGAATGGGAGGATTGGGGAAGACTACTTTGACTAGGAAAGTCTTTCATCttctaaaacaaaagaatCTGTTTGGATCACATATTTGGGTGCatgtttctcaaatttttgatCCAATTGTTCttctcaacaaaattttcaaagagTTGACTTCTTCTGATCAAATTGAAGTTAAGAGTAGGCAAGACATTCTCAAAAAGATTCAAGAAGCTTTGAACAGTAAGTCTTATCTTCTTATTCTTGATGATGTTTGGAATGAAGATCGTCCCACATGGGATGGTTTTATCAATTCCTTGTCGGGCGTTAGTTCTATTAAAGGAAATGTCATTGTTGTTACCACCAGAAGTATGAAGGCGGCTACCACCGTGAATGCAATTCCTACATATCAATTGGAAGGATTACCCGAGGATGATTGTTGGTCAATTATCAAAGTAAAAACATTTGGAAAAGAGGATGTTCCTTCACAATTTGAGGCCATTGGGACAGAGATTGCAAAAAAATGCCAAGGTTTGCCGTTAGCTGCCAACGTAGTTGGTGGATTACTGCACAATAAATCTGAGGAAGAATGGTGCTCAATCAAAGATAATTGGCTTTCACAAGATGAAGGAGATCATATCATAAAGATATTGAAGTTGAGCTTTGATAATTTGTCTCTACCATCACTCAAGAAGTGTTTTGCATATTGTTCACTTTTTTCTAAAGGTCATAGAATCGGAAAGCAAACATTGATTGAGTATTGGATGGCAGAAGGATTTCTTGTAGCTGATGAAAGCAATGGCATGGAATATGTGGGAGACAAATTTATCAATGTTCTTATACACAACTCATTATTACAAATTGCAGAAAGAGATGATTATGAATCTGAGGAATGTTGTGTGATGCACGATCTTGTGCATGATCTTGCATCTTCTGTTTTAGCCGGTTCTCATAATGCAGATGGCATATCCCCAGTTCGATACATGTTTTTCGAAGAAAATTCAATTGATGTCctaaaacaaaatgcaaaatatttgCGCACTCTTTTGTCCATGGATCATAGCATCATGTTCTTAGACTTTCAAAGTGTTCGTGTTTTAACTTTGGGAAGTGGTACAGTTAAGGAGTTGCCAAGTTCAATCATGAAGTTGATACATTTGAGAGTTCTTGATATTAACAGATCAAGTATTGAGTATCTTCCGGATTGGATTGGTAAACTGGTTCACTTGCAAACATTGAGAGCAGAGAATCGTTATTTAGAGAAACTTCCAAGTACTTTGAAGTACTTGACTAATTTAATGCATCTTTATATTAGATATGGTGTAGAGTTGCCTGCTGAGATTGGGAGATTAACTTCTCTCCAAACACTGGAGTATTTTAAAGTTGGTGACAAAGATGGATGGAAAATCGAAGAGCTGGGAAGTTTGAATGGTCTTAGAGGAGAGCTGGAAATTTCCAACCTTGAAAGGGTGGATAACAAGGAAGAGGCTGAGAAAGCAAGACTATCTGCCAAGTCAAAATTATTGGAGTTATGTTTGGCGTGGGATGAAGATAGAGAAGGTGAAATTACAAATGATGAGAATGTGTTGGAAGGGCTTCAACCTCACACAAATTTGAAGAAGTTAAGGATTGAAGGATACAAGGGAAAACGATTTCCATCATGGACTCGAAAGATGGAAGTTGAAAAAGTGGGTGAAATCTCTTGTGTACCACTTAACAATTTGACTGAGATATATCTCGTAAAATGCTATAAATGTGAAGAAATCCCAATGTTTGGGCAGTTGCCAAATCTCGTGACGCTTTGTTTGGAAGAATGGGCTAATTTGAAGTCAATAAGTTCTTCATTCTATGGATTAGAGAAAGGGGAGACACGTATTGTTTTTCCAGCTCTCAAAATACTCGAATTGGCGTCAATGGATGAGCTAACAGAGTGGGCAGAAGTAGAATCAAGTGACGTCAAGGTATTTCCTCAGCTCCAACGCTTGGATATAAAGAAGTGCCCCAAATTGAAAGGATTTCCACGTGAAATGATAGGATCCTCGCTCGAGAATCTGGTGTTGGACAGTATGAGTAGCCTAGAGAATCTACCTGGAATAATTGACCGCCTCAGTTTGATGGAGTTGAATATAAAGAAGTGTTCAAATTTGAAGGAGTTGATTATAAAGGAGTGTCCGAATTTGAAGGAGTTGAATATAGAGaagtgtcaaaatttgaaggaGTTGATTATAAAAGGGTGTCCAAATCTGAAGGAGTTGAATATAAAGgagtgtcaaaatttgaaggaGTTGATTACAAAGGAGTGTCCAAATTTGAAGGAGTTAGATATATATGTGTGTCCAGATCTGAAGGAGTTGATTATAAAGGAGTGCCTCGAAAGCTTGAAGATTAGGGGATGCAATGCTTTGCTGTATATTCCATGTCAAATGATAGGATCCCTGCTCAAGACTCTGTTTTTGGTGAATATAAGTAGCCTAAAGAATCTACCTGAAATAATTGAGTGCCTCCGAAAATCGCCCCATCTAAAACATTTGATAATTTGGTGTGCTCCTCAATTCATGCCCACTTGTTTAGTTGATATCCTACCTTCTTTTAATAGCTTAGAAGGGTTGGTATTAGATGCAAGTATGGGGGGATCAATTGAGAGTGTTGATGCCTTATTGCAAGCATGCAGAAGCAGCTCCCACTCACTTACACATTTAACAGTGAAGGGGATCAGAGGTAGTACTTGGGTAAATCTGGTAGAATCACTTCAACATCTCACTGCTCTTATTTACTTGAACTTGGAGACTATTGGAACGGAAAGCTTACCTCAATGGTTAAAGAGTATGAATGCAAGGCGTCGCACAGATGACAACGGTTTGTATATCGAGATTAACGGAGAACGAAATAAGTGA